The Echinicola rosea genome has a segment encoding these proteins:
- a CDS encoding SusC/RagA family TonB-linked outer membrane protein, protein MYWKNYLRTCLILLLVFFSEGLAAQDKDITGIVSDISTGETIPGVNILIDGTSQGTVTDLDGRFSIAANTGDVLVFSYIGYVTKNITIDNESNINVGMETDSKQLDEIVVIGYGEQSRETLTSSVAKLDKKVLENIPFTNAASALKGTVSGVRVQTTTGQPGAAPRIIVRGGTSINNPNGAEPLYIIDGVIRSNMNDINPDDIESLQVLKDAAATAIYGARGSNGVVIITTKSGKVGKTSVTYRFNIGASQMWNQYDMASARDYIYFNRKGVLATSEKHPEHLFRLDLANGFGIGNDLSNTTAFTPQYLNSENEYKINEGWQSMPDPANPDETIIFSETDWQDILFRTAVSQNHYINVSGGSEKARYDIGVGYLDNEGVAINTDFKRFTTRMNGDIQVNDKLGVYGRLNFTSSSNSQVYSENQLFQRALGLPPTAKLYYEDGTLAPGQNRSMGNPLYQLGRVDALNATHRMTLSGGANWEIFKDFTFEPMASLYYVQTTENSFQKSYYNGPTQFVDSRNASAYNSTYWQKQFDGVFSYQKMLGLHNFQFKLGGSYYDRQNYVASASGRGAASDLIPTLNASAEPTAVNSSLSQQVIIGYFGRVNYDFDKKYLFSFTARYDGASNLGSNNYWGFFPGISAGWNLHREAFWTNMPETFSSFKVRASYGVNGNIGNLSDFHAQGLYSVGNRYNDQAAIQNNRMANQDLQWERSGTFDIGLDLGLFNDRVSLIADYYNRLTDNLLTNLELPQSTGFSSILTNLGSLRNEGVEMEVGAAIIQKQHFAWNVSANASYNINTVVELPENDNENNRIGGVLVYDQVTGQYTWKGGLQEGGYIGDLFAYQQLGVYATDQEAAEGPYDELVPGTDKSKFGGDVNWADLDANDSIDSRDRVYAGNIYPKWTGGFTNTFNYKGLSLTIRTDFALGHTIYHETRARFNGQYQGDIGILEETTTSWQQQGDVTDISRYYWADQLAQNNSFRGNTFYYEKGDYLAIRELTLSYTLPKKWVNALKIGNVRTYMTGSNLYYFTQYTGLNPEVGGTDSGRYPIPRSFLFGVNVSF, encoded by the coding sequence ATGTACTGGAAAAACTACTTGAGAACATGTCTGATATTGCTTTTAGTGTTTTTTTCCGAAGGGCTTGCTGCCCAGGATAAAGACATCACAGGCATTGTCTCGGACATCAGCACAGGGGAAACGATCCCCGGAGTGAATATTTTAATAGACGGCACCTCTCAAGGTACCGTAACGGATTTGGATGGAAGGTTTTCCATCGCTGCCAACACGGGAGATGTCCTGGTATTTAGCTATATAGGCTATGTCACCAAAAATATCACCATCGATAATGAATCCAATATTAATGTTGGTATGGAAACAGACTCCAAGCAACTGGACGAAATCGTCGTTATCGGATATGGTGAGCAATCCCGCGAGACACTGACTTCCTCTGTGGCCAAGCTCGACAAAAAGGTACTGGAGAATATTCCTTTTACTAATGCGGCTTCGGCATTGAAAGGAACGGTGTCAGGCGTGAGGGTACAGACCACCACTGGACAGCCGGGAGCAGCTCCTAGGATCATTGTTAGAGGAGGAACCTCTATCAATAACCCCAATGGTGCCGAACCACTATACATTATAGACGGGGTGATCAGGAGCAATATGAATGATATCAATCCTGATGATATAGAATCACTGCAGGTATTGAAGGATGCCGCAGCGACGGCCATTTATGGAGCCAGAGGGTCAAATGGAGTAGTAATCATCACCACCAAGTCCGGAAAGGTGGGCAAGACATCGGTTACCTATCGGTTCAATATCGGTGCTTCGCAGATGTGGAACCAGTATGATATGGCATCTGCAAGGGACTATATCTATTTTAACAGAAAAGGTGTCTTGGCTACTTCCGAAAAACACCCTGAACACCTTTTTAGGTTGGATTTGGCCAATGGGTTTGGTATAGGAAACGACCTTTCCAATACCACTGCATTTACCCCACAGTACCTCAACTCCGAAAATGAATACAAAATCAATGAGGGCTGGCAATCCATGCCAGATCCAGCCAACCCCGATGAAACCATCATTTTTTCGGAGACTGATTGGCAGGATATACTTTTTAGGACAGCGGTAAGCCAAAATCACTATATAAACGTCAGTGGGGGATCAGAAAAGGCAAGGTATGATATAGGAGTGGGCTATCTAGATAATGAAGGAGTTGCCATCAATACGGATTTCAAACGATTTACCACCCGTATGAATGGGGACATCCAAGTGAACGACAAATTGGGCGTATATGGAAGGTTGAATTTTACCTCCAGTTCCAATAGTCAAGTATATAGTGAAAACCAGCTTTTTCAAAGGGCCTTGGGACTTCCTCCAACTGCGAAACTATACTATGAGGACGGAACCCTAGCCCCTGGCCAGAATAGAAGTATGGGAAATCCCCTGTACCAGCTTGGTCGGGTCGATGCACTGAATGCCACCCACAGAATGACTTTATCAGGAGGGGCCAATTGGGAGATTTTTAAGGACTTTACCTTTGAGCCAATGGCTTCTTTGTATTATGTACAGACGACTGAAAATAGCTTCCAAAAATCTTACTACAATGGTCCGACGCAATTTGTGGACTCCCGGAATGCTTCGGCTTATAATTCCACTTATTGGCAGAAACAGTTTGATGGTGTATTCAGCTATCAGAAAATGCTGGGACTCCATAATTTCCAGTTCAAGCTGGGTGGGTCATACTACGATAGACAAAACTATGTGGCCAGCGCATCTGGTAGGGGCGCTGCATCTGACCTGATCCCAACACTAAATGCATCAGCAGAGCCAACTGCAGTGAATAGCTCTTTGAGCCAGCAGGTCATTATTGGATATTTTGGTAGGGTCAATTATGATTTTGACAAAAAATACCTGTTTTCCTTTACCGCCCGTTACGATGGGGCATCCAATCTGGGATCCAATAATTATTGGGGATTTTTTCCGGGAATATCTGCCGGATGGAACTTGCACCGGGAAGCGTTTTGGACAAATATGCCAGAGACATTTTCGTCATTCAAGGTAAGAGCTTCCTATGGTGTGAACGGGAACATCGGTAACCTGTCAGATTTTCATGCCCAAGGCTTGTATTCTGTTGGGAACAGGTATAATGATCAAGCGGCGATCCAAAATAACAGAATGGCCAATCAGGACCTACAATGGGAGCGATCAGGAACATTTGACATTGGGTTGGATTTGGGATTGTTCAACGACCGGGTGAGCTTGATTGCTGACTATTATAACCGATTGACAGATAATCTTTTGACCAATTTGGAACTGCCACAGTCTACTGGCTTTAGCAGCATCCTGACCAATTTGGGTTCCCTACGAAATGAGGGGGTAGAAATGGAAGTAGGTGCAGCAATCATCCAAAAACAGCATTTTGCCTGGAATGTTTCTGCAAACGCCTCCTACAACATTAATACTGTAGTGGAGCTGCCAGAGAATGATAACGAGAACAATCGGATAGGTGGTGTCTTGGTATATGATCAAGTGACCGGCCAATACACTTGGAAAGGAGGCTTGCAGGAAGGTGGTTATATCGGTGATTTGTTTGCTTATCAACAACTTGGTGTGTATGCAACAGACCAAGAGGCCGCAGAAGGACCTTATGATGAACTGGTGCCGGGAACAGACAAAAGCAAATTTGGAGGGGATGTGAATTGGGCAGACTTGGACGCAAATGACTCTATCGATAGTAGAGACAGGGTATATGCAGGAAATATCTATCCCAAATGGACGGGCGGATTTACCAATACCTTTAACTACAAGGGGCTTTCGCTCACCATTCGTACTGATTTTGCACTGGGTCATACTATTTACCATGAAACGAGAGCAAGGTTTAACGGTCAGTATCAGGGAGATATAGGGATATTGGAGGAAACGACTACTTCCTGGCAGCAACAGGGAGATGTGACCGATATATCACGGTATTATTGGGCAGACCAATTGGCACAAAACAATTCATTCCGTGGCAATACCTTCTACTATGAGAAGGGAGATTACTTGGCCATAAGGGAGTTGACATTGAGCTATACCCTACCAAAAAAGTGGGTGAATGCCCTGAAAATCGGGAATGTAAGGACTTATATGACAGGGTCCAATCTATATTATTTTACCCAGTATACCGGCCTGAACCCTGAAGTAGGTGGGACGGATTCTGGAAGGTACCCCATTCCACGAAGCTTTTTGTTCGGTGTGAATGTCAGTTTTTAA
- a CDS encoding sodium:solute symporter family transporter — MRAITYIASILFFTFFGKVVLGQGLFDNYLGSFTFEALPDMPAAVGDSVSLGYAGMFAGVHEDVLILAGGANFPDKAPWKGGTKHFSQHVYVLEKSPGGYRWVEGLDLKLPFPVAYGTSISTPKGLLCIGGNNQNATFKKVFLLKWDPVIRQVELQYLPDLPLALSNSTGGLVGASAYLAGGEGEMVSDAFFRMDLDQDKLRWERLPSWPGKPRSHAVSAVQNNGMNDCFYLFGGRRLQETGVSELYADAFCYDPQKEGWKKISSIQDEQGTPLTLSAGTAAAQGAGQIVFYGGVSGDTFNELERYAAALSEVVDTLARQELIQKRDILMENHPGFDRDIQVYHTITDSWHTMGRLPFTVPVTTTAVPWGGEVILPSGEISPGVRTASIHGVGFKKEGAFGWVNYTVLGLYLGSLVLMGVLISGKQHSTEDFFKASGRVPWWAAGISIFGTQLSAITFMAIPAKTFATDWTLFFLLMTIIIVAPIIIGVFLPFFRRLNITTAYEYLELRYNRSVRLIGSLIYVGLQLGRLGIVLLLPSLALTVVTGIDVSMCILIMGLLSIVYTVLGGIEAVIWTDVIQVVVLLGGALICLGFVFYEIHESPAELMSIVMENQKGKIFDMRMDFTGTSFWVVLIGGIAANIVQYGSDQTVVQRYLTTKDEKAAANGIATGALMALPSALIFFSMGTALYLFYKLHPAELSPAVQNTDSIFPFYIVTQLPTGISGLLIAAVFAAAMSSLDSSMNSVATVVTTDFYQKWFPKDTTGKNTLGFARWVTVIVGVFGTGFALVMASLGLPSLWDQFNMIIGLFAGGLGGIFLIGMLSDSVNGKGALLGLLCSALVQVAVKYGSDLSIHLYALTGLVSAMGMTYIGSFFFTDKRDIDGLTIHSLGNKKGEQENKTLEKA; from the coding sequence ATGAGAGCTATAACCTATATTGCCAGTATCTTGTTTTTTACATTCTTCGGAAAAGTCGTCCTTGGACAAGGTCTTTTCGATAACTATCTAGGGAGTTTTACCTTTGAGGCCCTACCGGACATGCCGGCAGCTGTGGGAGACAGTGTGTCCTTAGGGTATGCGGGCATGTTTGCCGGTGTGCACGAGGATGTGTTGATCTTGGCAGGTGGTGCCAATTTTCCAGACAAAGCACCGTGGAAAGGAGGAACGAAACACTTCTCACAGCATGTTTACGTTTTGGAAAAATCACCTGGGGGATATCGTTGGGTAGAAGGACTGGACCTGAAGTTGCCCTTTCCAGTCGCCTATGGTACCAGTATTAGCACACCAAAAGGGCTTTTGTGCATCGGTGGCAATAACCAAAACGCTACATTCAAAAAAGTTTTTCTACTGAAGTGGGACCCCGTAATACGGCAAGTGGAATTACAATACCTGCCTGATTTGCCCTTAGCCCTTAGCAATTCCACTGGAGGGTTAGTAGGGGCTAGCGCGTACCTGGCAGGTGGAGAAGGAGAGATGGTTTCCGATGCTTTTTTCCGTATGGATCTTGATCAAGATAAGCTGCGTTGGGAGAGGTTGCCGTCATGGCCTGGAAAACCACGTTCACATGCCGTTTCTGCTGTCCAGAACAATGGGATGAACGATTGTTTTTATTTATTTGGTGGACGGCGATTACAGGAAACTGGTGTAAGTGAGTTGTATGCAGATGCCTTCTGTTATGACCCTCAAAAGGAGGGTTGGAAAAAAATAAGCAGTATACAGGACGAGCAAGGAACCCCCCTTACATTATCGGCAGGAACTGCCGCAGCACAGGGGGCAGGCCAAATCGTGTTTTATGGTGGTGTCAGTGGAGATACCTTCAATGAACTCGAGCGGTATGCGGCAGCCCTTTCTGAGGTTGTAGATACCTTGGCCCGGCAAGAGCTTATACAAAAACGGGACATCTTGATGGAAAACCATCCTGGCTTCGACAGGGATATCCAGGTCTATCATACCATAACGGACAGTTGGCATACCATGGGCAGGCTTCCATTCACGGTCCCTGTTACTACTACGGCCGTACCATGGGGCGGGGAGGTGATATTGCCATCAGGGGAGATCTCTCCGGGGGTGCGGACCGCATCCATCCATGGAGTGGGATTCAAAAAAGAAGGCGCTTTTGGCTGGGTCAACTATACCGTTTTGGGACTCTATTTGGGATCCTTGGTATTGATGGGGGTTTTGATTTCTGGAAAGCAGCATTCCACTGAGGACTTTTTTAAGGCTAGTGGAAGGGTTCCATGGTGGGCGGCTGGCATCAGTATATTCGGCACTCAGCTTAGCGCGATTACTTTTATGGCCATACCGGCCAAGACCTTTGCCACAGACTGGACCCTGTTTTTTTTATTGATGACCATTATCATTGTCGCTCCCATAATCATAGGTGTATTTCTGCCATTCTTTAGAAGGTTGAATATCACTACAGCCTACGAATATTTGGAATTGAGGTATAACCGATCGGTACGGCTGATCGGTAGCTTGATCTATGTGGGGCTTCAGCTGGGAAGACTTGGAATCGTATTACTCCTTCCGTCCCTGGCACTGACTGTGGTGACTGGGATAGATGTCTCTATGTGTATCTTGATCATGGGACTTTTGAGTATTGTATACACCGTCCTGGGTGGCATCGAAGCAGTGATCTGGACGGATGTGATCCAGGTGGTCGTACTCCTTGGTGGTGCATTGATATGTCTAGGTTTTGTTTTTTATGAAATCCATGAAAGTCCAGCCGAATTAATGTCCATAGTCATGGAAAACCAAAAAGGAAAGATCTTTGACATGCGGATGGATTTTACGGGTACCAGCTTTTGGGTAGTACTCATCGGGGGGATAGCGGCAAATATCGTACAGTATGGCAGTGACCAGACCGTGGTCCAACGGTACTTGACCACCAAGGATGAGAAGGCGGCAGCTAACGGGATTGCTACTGGTGCATTGATGGCACTACCCTCAGCCCTGATCTTCTTTAGTATGGGGACGGCACTTTATCTGTTTTACAAATTGCACCCTGCAGAGCTTAGCCCAGCAGTCCAAAATACCGATAGTATTTTTCCCTTTTATATTGTGACCCAACTCCCCACAGGTATTTCCGGGTTGTTGATTGCCGCAGTTTTTGCGGCAGCGATGTCCAGTCTGGACAGTAGCATGAATTCGGTGGCCACAGTGGTGACCACAGATTTTTACCAGAAGTGGTTTCCCAAAGATACCACCGGTAAAAACACCCTGGGATTTGCCCGGTGGGTAACCGTTATTGTTGGGGTTTTTGGGACAGGTTTTGCTCTGGTGATGGCCAGTTTGGGACTCCCGTCACTTTGGGACCAGTTCAATATGATCATAGGACTTTTTGCTGGAGGCTTGGGTGGCATCTTTCTGATCGGAATGCTGTCGGATAGCGTCAATGGGAAGGGCGCATTGCTTGGACTATTGTGCAGTGCATTGGTGCAGGTGGCCGTAAAATACGGTTCGGACCTTAGTATTCACTTGTATGCCCTGACCGGTCTGGTAAGTGCCATGGGGATGACCTATATAGGTAGTTTCTTCTTTACCGATAAGCGGGATATCGATGGCTTAACGATCCATTCATTGGGGAATAAGAAGGGGGAACAGGAAAATAAAACATTGGAAAAAGCTTAA
- a CDS encoding dihydrodipicolinate synthase family protein has protein sequence MKFKKINGLIAATFTPFCENGSLDERKIPILARSLSANRMAGVFIAGTTGEGAAMTHDEKISLFEAWAPFSSPQFKVMAMLGGTNQKEAVSLAKKAHELGLYGIALTAPYYMRPNSVKQLVDYYEPIAAAAPDQAFYFYHIPLLSKVELPMVDFLEEAGRRIPNFAGIKYTHNDLMEFNKCLRYQAGKYDILWGWDETMLAGLSMGAKGAVGSTYNYAAPLYQNLIEAFHKQDMEAARHWQEKSIDLISLFAHYGGAACGKAIMKLCGLDCGQFRYPVQQLDKNDYMKLEKDLDQQGFFQWSSHAKQGQ, from the coding sequence ATGAAGTTCAAGAAAATAAACGGCCTAATTGCGGCCACTTTTACACCATTTTGCGAAAACGGATCCCTTGATGAGCGTAAAATCCCTATTCTCGCACGCTCTTTAAGTGCTAATCGTATGGCAGGGGTTTTTATTGCTGGCACTACTGGAGAAGGTGCAGCCATGACCCATGACGAAAAAATATCGTTGTTTGAGGCATGGGCACCTTTTTCCTCCCCCCAATTTAAAGTGATGGCCATGTTGGGAGGGACCAACCAGAAAGAAGCCGTCTCTTTGGCAAAGAAGGCCCATGAGTTAGGCCTATACGGGATTGCGCTTACGGCTCCTTATTACATGCGGCCCAATTCGGTGAAGCAATTGGTGGACTATTATGAGCCAATTGCCGCAGCGGCACCCGATCAGGCATTTTATTTTTACCATATCCCTTTGCTTTCCAAAGTGGAACTTCCAATGGTGGACTTTTTGGAAGAGGCGGGGAGAAGAATCCCCAACTTTGCTGGGATCAAATACACGCACAATGACCTAATGGAGTTTAACAAATGTCTGCGCTACCAAGCTGGTAAATATGATATTCTTTGGGGTTGGGATGAGACCATGCTGGCAGGGTTGTCCATGGGAGCAAAAGGGGCAGTAGGCAGCACCTATAATTATGCTGCACCACTTTACCAGAACCTTATAGAGGCTTTTCATAAGCAGGATATGGAAGCGGCCAGACATTGGCAAGAAAAGTCCATTGACCTGATCAGCCTATTTGCTCATTATGGTGGTGCGGCCTGCGGAAAGGCTATTATGAAACTATGTGGTCTTGACTGTGGCCAATTCCGCTATCCCGTACAACAGCTGGACAAGAATGATTATATGAAATTGGAAAAGGATCTCGATCAACAGGGCTTTTTCCAGTGGAGTAGTCACGCAAAGCAGGGACAATAG
- a CDS encoding RagB/SusD family nutrient uptake outer membrane protein — MKNIKHKLIQVAACLGVLLAVVSCTGNLELTPTSEITVAGFWTTEDNAKGALNGMYVRFRDQSASNLFTWGEGRSGTLTYGLQASEGLERYFENTVDPNFAGPDWLRMYTVVHDANLLIEYVPGIGFTNEADKNRMLAEAYTMRAFAYFTMAKTWGGIPLVTSPTEGYDAETTFRERSSVDAVFAQVKEDLNTALSLYPDNSLAAGKVSWSKPAANALKGDVYLWTAKQLDGGNTDLQTALEALQEADIAELDLLPNYDDIFRYDNKGNNEILMAVHFRDLESGTNYNSGMYIRDDQIPAGADPEVIDQIGQGGGLNRWGPSPVVTSAYTNGDQRKNATFLSISIPNEDGQMEPYANIVTKLRGYIDPSGRRFLDDVVLYRYADLLLMIAEAKNALGMDPSEEMNKVRLRAYGEDFEDHRFVDMGQLANDEAILEERLLELSFEGKRWWDLVRFDKEFELVPSLQGRENEQYLTLWPISLNTISLNSKITQNPGYGN, encoded by the coding sequence ATGAAAAATATAAAGCATAAATTAATACAAGTAGCGGCATGCTTGGGCGTTCTTTTGGCGGTAGTCTCATGTACGGGGAATTTGGAACTTACCCCAACGAGTGAAATCACTGTTGCCGGGTTTTGGACCACAGAGGATAACGCCAAGGGTGCGCTTAACGGGATGTACGTGCGCTTTAGAGACCAGTCAGCCAGCAACCTCTTTACTTGGGGAGAGGGACGTAGCGGAACGTTGACCTATGGACTTCAGGCTTCCGAGGGCTTGGAAAGGTATTTTGAAAATACGGTTGATCCCAATTTTGCCGGCCCAGACTGGCTGCGGATGTATACCGTGGTGCACGATGCTAATCTTCTGATCGAATATGTCCCTGGAATTGGGTTTACCAATGAGGCAGACAAAAACAGAATGCTTGCAGAAGCCTATACCATGCGGGCGTTCGCCTACTTTACCATGGCCAAAACCTGGGGAGGGATCCCACTGGTGACCAGCCCAACAGAAGGATATGATGCCGAAACGACTTTTAGGGAGCGTTCCTCGGTAGACGCAGTATTTGCGCAGGTAAAGGAAGACCTTAATACGGCCTTATCACTTTATCCAGATAATTCATTGGCTGCTGGAAAAGTATCGTGGAGCAAACCCGCTGCAAACGCCCTTAAGGGGGATGTTTACCTTTGGACGGCCAAGCAGCTGGACGGTGGAAATACCGATTTGCAGACAGCGCTGGAGGCCCTCCAAGAGGCAGATATTGCTGAATTGGACCTTCTGCCTAATTATGATGATATCTTCCGTTATGATAACAAAGGCAACAATGAAATATTGATGGCCGTGCATTTTAGGGACCTGGAATCCGGGACAAACTACAACAGTGGCATGTACATAAGGGACGACCAAATCCCGGCAGGGGCAGACCCGGAAGTTATTGACCAAATTGGCCAAGGTGGTGGATTGAATCGTTGGGGCCCTTCGCCAGTGGTCACCTCAGCTTATACCAATGGAGACCAACGTAAAAACGCCACCTTCCTCAGTATTTCCATTCCCAATGAAGATGGACAAATGGAACCCTATGCGAATATAGTGACCAAATTAAGGGGATATATCGACCCTTCTGGACGTAGGTTTTTAGATGATGTGGTATTGTACCGCTATGCGGACTTGTTGTTAATGATCGCCGAGGCAAAAAATGCCTTGGGAATGGATCCATCAGAAGAGATGAATAAGGTGAGGCTAAGGGCTTATGGAGAGGACTTTGAAGATCACCGTTTTGTGGACATGGGGCAGCTTGCCAATGATGAGGCCATATTGGAGGAACGGCTGTTGGAACTGTCCTTTGAAGGAAAGAGGTGGTGGGATCTCGTGAGGTTTGACAAGGAATTTGAGCTGGTACCCTCCCTCCAAGGTAGAGAAAATGAGCAATACTTGACCTTATGGCCTATCTCGTTGAACACCATAAGTCTCAATTCTAAAATCACCCAAAATCCAGGATACGGAAATTAA